A genomic window from Prunus persica cultivar Lovell chromosome G2, Prunus_persica_NCBIv2, whole genome shotgun sequence includes:
- the LOC18787081 gene encoding zinc finger with UFM1-specific peptidase domain protein isoform X2, protein MDPSSCPFCHLEVPSSELEWHANSHFEVEDEDEQLAARDLEFAQQLALAPSSPPSSSMNSQAISDLPISRCDAQISMEDKVSCLIALQTRTTFYEIEHGLMALLRDCLESERGNTTSIVSGYIDHFQSIPSEDVGWGCGWRNIQMLSSHLLMQRHEAREVLFGGWGFVPDIPSLQRWLEIAWEKGFDELGSDHFANNIYGSKKWIGTTECAALFRSFGLRARIVDFGPKELESFYPLLPGSSLGKEVKRIHNGGKRKAIQVCGPMDRYLLARNHDVSQASSSGDEKSGCSSIPLGDSLGSKSNENLGNKFTRNSKGHQVLIDWIWNYFSDKNFTKSGNRQVVVSDKTPLYFQHDGHSRTVVGIQVKHQHNGMQQHNLLILDPGHRTADLERSLKQKVGWQKFIKRGVHTLKKPQYQLCYIDTGIANREEVELLKTIESVFLEF, encoded by the exons ATGGATCCGTCGTCTTGCCCATTCTGTCATCTGGAAGTTCCATCCTCAGAACTTGAGTG GCATGCCAACAGCCACTTTGAGGTCGAGGATGAAGATGAACAACTGGCAGCAAGGGACTTGGAATTTGCCCAACAACTTGCTCTTGCCCCTTCTTCACCTCCATCATCATCCATG AATAGTCAAGCAATCAGTGACTTGCCAATTTCTAGATGTGATGCACAAATTAGCATGGAGGATAAAGTCTCTTGCTTGATTGCTTTACAGACTAGGACCACTTTCTACGAAATTGAACATGGCTTGATGGCCTTGCTGAGAGACTGTTTGGAGTCAGAACGTGGAAATACAACCAGTATTGTGTCCGGTTATATTGATCATTTTCAGAGCATTCCATCTGAGGACGTTGGGTGGGGTTGTGGGTGGCGTAACATCCAAATGCTTAGCTCCCACTTGCTTATGCAAAGGCACGAAGCTCGGGAGGTTTTATTTGGTGGTTGGGGATTTGTTCCTGATATTCCATCTCTCCAAAGATGGCTTGAGATTGCTTGGGAAAAGGGATTTGATGAACTTGGCTCTGATCATTTTGCTAATAATATTTATGGCTCAAAAAAATGGATTGGAACTACTGAATGTGCTGCCCTTTTCCGTTCTTTTGGGCTTCGAGCAAGAATCGTAGATTTTGGTCCCAAGGAACTTGAATCATTTTATCCTTTGCTTCCTGGTTCAAGTCTTGGGAAAGAAGTAAAGAGAATACATAATGGCGGAAAGAGGAAAGCAATTCAGGTTTGTGGCCCGATGGATAGGTATCTATTGGCAAGGAAtcatgatgtttcccaagcaAGTTCCAGTGGGGATGAAAAGTCTGGATGTTCTAGTATTCCTCTTGGTGACTCGTTGGGTAGCAAAAGTAATGAGAATTTGGGAAATAAGTTTACAAGAAATAGCAAGGGTCATCAGGTTCTCATTGATTGGATCTGGAACTATTTTTCTGataaaaattttaccaaatCTGGCAATCGTCAGGTTGTTGTCAGTGACAAAAC ACCCTTGTACTTCCAACACGATGGACATTCGAGAACGGTTGTTGGGATTCAAGTCAAACATCAACATAATGGGATGCAGCAGCACAATCTCTTAATATTGGACCCTGGCCAT AGAACAGCAGATCTGGAAAGATCACTGAAACAAAAGGTCGGATGGCAGAAGTTCATCAAAAGAGGGGTTCACACACTGAAAAAGCCACAGTACCAG TTGTGTTATATTGATACTGGAATAGCAAATCGGGAGGAAGTGGAGTTGCTCAAGACAATAGAAAGTGTTTTTCTGGAGTTCTAG
- the LOC18787081 gene encoding zinc finger with UFM1-specific peptidase domain protein isoform X1, whose translation MACPFKSYMKTKVSWVFISKKGFLFVFLREKRNVVNKWLDSNFVFFFFFSLLLSCNLKLSTNFLVSYWIHPQNSQAISDLPISRCDAQISMEDKVSCLIALQTRTTFYEIEHGLMALLRDCLESERGNTTSIVSGYIDHFQSIPSEDVGWGCGWRNIQMLSSHLLMQRHEAREVLFGGWGFVPDIPSLQRWLEIAWEKGFDELGSDHFANNIYGSKKWIGTTECAALFRSFGLRARIVDFGPKELESFYPLLPGSSLGKEVKRIHNGGKRKAIQVCGPMDRYLLARNHDVSQASSSGDEKSGCSSIPLGDSLGSKSNENLGNKFTRNSKGHQVLIDWIWNYFSDKNFTKSGNRQVVVSDKTPLYFQHDGHSRTVVGIQVKHQHNGMQQHNLLILDPGHRTADLERSLKQKVGWQKFIKRGVHTLKKPQYQLCYIDTGIANREEVELLKTIESVFLEF comes from the exons ATGGCTTGCCCATTCAAATCATatatgaaaacaaaagtttCTTGGGTTTTTATAAGCAAGAAAGGATTTTTATTCGTTTTTCTCAGGGAAAAGAGAAACGTCGTTAACAAATGGTTGGACagcaactttgttttcttcttcttctttagtcTTCTTTTAAGTTGTAATCTGAAGCTGTCTACTAACTTCTTAGTTTCGTACTGGATACACCCGCAGAATAGTCAAGCAATCAGTGACTTGCCAATTTCTAGATGTGATGCACAAATTAGCATGGAGGATAAAGTCTCTTGCTTGATTGCTTTACAGACTAGGACCACTTTCTACGAAATTGAACATGGCTTGATGGCCTTGCTGAGAGACTGTTTGGAGTCAGAACGTGGAAATACAACCAGTATTGTGTCCGGTTATATTGATCATTTTCAGAGCATTCCATCTGAGGACGTTGGGTGGGGTTGTGGGTGGCGTAACATCCAAATGCTTAGCTCCCACTTGCTTATGCAAAGGCACGAAGCTCGGGAGGTTTTATTTGGTGGTTGGGGATTTGTTCCTGATATTCCATCTCTCCAAAGATGGCTTGAGATTGCTTGGGAAAAGGGATTTGATGAACTTGGCTCTGATCATTTTGCTAATAATATTTATGGCTCAAAAAAATGGATTGGAACTACTGAATGTGCTGCCCTTTTCCGTTCTTTTGGGCTTCGAGCAAGAATCGTAGATTTTGGTCCCAAGGAACTTGAATCATTTTATCCTTTGCTTCCTGGTTCAAGTCTTGGGAAAGAAGTAAAGAGAATACATAATGGCGGAAAGAGGAAAGCAATTCAGGTTTGTGGCCCGATGGATAGGTATCTATTGGCAAGGAAtcatgatgtttcccaagcaAGTTCCAGTGGGGATGAAAAGTCTGGATGTTCTAGTATTCCTCTTGGTGACTCGTTGGGTAGCAAAAGTAATGAGAATTTGGGAAATAAGTTTACAAGAAATAGCAAGGGTCATCAGGTTCTCATTGATTGGATCTGGAACTATTTTTCTGataaaaattttaccaaatCTGGCAATCGTCAGGTTGTTGTCAGTGACAAAAC ACCCTTGTACTTCCAACACGATGGACATTCGAGAACGGTTGTTGGGATTCAAGTCAAACATCAACATAATGGGATGCAGCAGCACAATCTCTTAATATTGGACCCTGGCCAT AGAACAGCAGATCTGGAAAGATCACTGAAACAAAAGGTCGGATGGCAGAAGTTCATCAAAAGAGGGGTTCACACACTGAAAAAGCCACAGTACCAG TTGTGTTATATTGATACTGGAATAGCAAATCGGGAGGAAGTGGAGTTGCTCAAGACAATAGAAAGTGTTTTTCTGGAGTTCTAG
- the LOC18787081 gene encoding zinc finger with UFM1-specific peptidase domain protein isoform X3 gives MDPSSCPFCHLEVPSSELEWHANSHFEVEDEDEQLAARDLEFAQQLALAPSSPPSSSMTRTTFYEIEHGLMALLRDCLESERGNTTSIVSGYIDHFQSIPSEDVGWGCGWRNIQMLSSHLLMQRHEAREVLFGGWGFVPDIPSLQRWLEIAWEKGFDELGSDHFANNIYGSKKWIGTTECAALFRSFGLRARIVDFGPKELESFYPLLPGSSLGKEVKRIHNGGKRKAIQVCGPMDRYLLARNHDVSQASSSGDEKSGCSSIPLGDSLGSKSNENLGNKFTRNSKGHQVLIDWIWNYFSDKNFTKSGNRQVVVSDKTPLYFQHDGHSRTVVGIQVKHQHNGMQQHNLLILDPGHRTADLERSLKQKVGWQKFIKRGVHTLKKPQYQLCYIDTGIANREEVELLKTIESVFLEF, from the exons ATGGATCCGTCGTCTTGCCCATTCTGTCATCTGGAAGTTCCATCCTCAGAACTTGAGTG GCATGCCAACAGCCACTTTGAGGTCGAGGATGAAGATGAACAACTGGCAGCAAGGGACTTGGAATTTGCCCAACAACTTGCTCTTGCCCCTTCTTCACCTCCATCATCATCCATG ACTAGGACCACTTTCTACGAAATTGAACATGGCTTGATGGCCTTGCTGAGAGACTGTTTGGAGTCAGAACGTGGAAATACAACCAGTATTGTGTCCGGTTATATTGATCATTTTCAGAGCATTCCATCTGAGGACGTTGGGTGGGGTTGTGGGTGGCGTAACATCCAAATGCTTAGCTCCCACTTGCTTATGCAAAGGCACGAAGCTCGGGAGGTTTTATTTGGTGGTTGGGGATTTGTTCCTGATATTCCATCTCTCCAAAGATGGCTTGAGATTGCTTGGGAAAAGGGATTTGATGAACTTGGCTCTGATCATTTTGCTAATAATATTTATGGCTCAAAAAAATGGATTGGAACTACTGAATGTGCTGCCCTTTTCCGTTCTTTTGGGCTTCGAGCAAGAATCGTAGATTTTGGTCCCAAGGAACTTGAATCATTTTATCCTTTGCTTCCTGGTTCAAGTCTTGGGAAAGAAGTAAAGAGAATACATAATGGCGGAAAGAGGAAAGCAATTCAGGTTTGTGGCCCGATGGATAGGTATCTATTGGCAAGGAAtcatgatgtttcccaagcaAGTTCCAGTGGGGATGAAAAGTCTGGATGTTCTAGTATTCCTCTTGGTGACTCGTTGGGTAGCAAAAGTAATGAGAATTTGGGAAATAAGTTTACAAGAAATAGCAAGGGTCATCAGGTTCTCATTGATTGGATCTGGAACTATTTTTCTGataaaaattttaccaaatCTGGCAATCGTCAGGTTGTTGTCAGTGACAAAAC ACCCTTGTACTTCCAACACGATGGACATTCGAGAACGGTTGTTGGGATTCAAGTCAAACATCAACATAATGGGATGCAGCAGCACAATCTCTTAATATTGGACCCTGGCCAT AGAACAGCAGATCTGGAAAGATCACTGAAACAAAAGGTCGGATGGCAGAAGTTCATCAAAAGAGGGGTTCACACACTGAAAAAGCCACAGTACCAG TTGTGTTATATTGATACTGGAATAGCAAATCGGGAGGAAGTGGAGTTGCTCAAGACAATAGAAAGTGTTTTTCTGGAGTTCTAG
- the LOC18785885 gene encoding ABC transporter B family member 19: MEDEKSKEEMTRVETLGFNELLSYADALDWSMMFLGTLGSIVHGMAFPVGYLLLGKALDAFGSNINDTDATVKSLNKVIPYVWYMAFATFPAGILEIGCWMYSSERQVARLRLAYLRAVLSQEIGAFDTDLTSGKIITGISNHMSIIQDAIGEKLGHFLSCLATFFSGILIAAICCWEVALLTFLVVPLILIIGATYTKKMNAISAARMLYQSEATSMVEQTISQIKTVYAFVGEKSAIKSFSECMGKQYLLSKGEALIKGVGTGMLQSVSFGSWALVIWVGAVVVTATRASGGDIIAAVMSILFGAISLTYAAPDMQIFNQAKAAGTEVFKVLNREPVISYDSKGKTLDEIYGNIDIHDVHFSYPSRPERAILQGFSLSIPAGQTVAFVGSSGCGKSTIISLVARFYDPSKGEILIDNHNVKDLDLKFLRKNIGAVSQEPSLFGGTIKDNMKVGKMDAEDEEIQKAAVMANAHSFISQLPDDYSTEVGQRGVQLSGGQKQRIAIARAILKNPPILLLDEATSALDSESEKVVQDALDKAMQGRTVILIAHRLSTVINADMIAVVENGQVTETGTHRNLLDSSKFYNTLFAMQNLNPVHDSRDTSSSQEPANTQQISPEEIEQAKEPREPDSQLKESPKHEEQERRKAAIFFRIWFDLNKRDFGKIALGSFAAAFSGISKPIFGYCIITIGVAYYENDAKRKVEKFSIVFSVIGFLSLFSHTVQHYFFGMVGEKAMTNLRRALYSGVLRNEIAWFEKPENNIGPLTSRIINDTSMVKTIIADRMSVIVQCISSILIATIVSMAVNWRMGLVAWAVMPCHFIGGLIQAKSAKGFSGDAAAAHSELVTLASESATNIRTVASFCHEDHILRKAKISLENPRRKCRRESIKYGIIQGVSLCLWNIAHAVALWYTTVLVDRHQASFKNSIRSYQIFSLTVPSITELWTLIPTVISAISVLTPAFQTLDRKTEIEPAIPENSNLDRIKGSIEFQNIKFNYPLRPEVTVLNNFSLQIEAGRKVAFVGPSGAGKSSVLALLLRFYDPMEGRILIDRKEIREYNLRWLRRQIGLVQQEPLLFSSSIKANICYGTDGASETEIVEVSREANIDEFISNLPDGYETVVGEKGCQLSGGQKQRIAIARTLLKRPAILLLDEATSALDAESEKSVVSALAAINLTNNGGILSKTTQITVAHRLSTIINSDTIIVMDKGKIVEIGSHSALITASEGVYSRLYQLQNLAEE, translated from the exons atggaGGACGAGAAGTCCAAGGAGGAGATGACGAGAGTCGAAACTCTGGGATTTAATGAACTGCTGAGCTATGCAGACGCATTGGATTGGAGCATGATGTTTTTGGGGACGTTGGGTTCCATTGTGCATGGTATGGCTTTTCCAGTTGGATATCTGTTGCTTGGCAAAGCTCTCGATGCCTTTGGGAGCAACATCAATGACACTGATGCCACGGTTAAATCCCTCAACAAG GTTATTCCATATGTGTGGTACATGGCCTTCGCCACATTCCCAGCTGGAATacttg AAATTGGATGCTGGATGTATTCAAGTGAAAGACAAGTGGCACGTCTAAGATTAGCATATCTAAGAGCAGTGCTCAGCCAGGAGATTGGAGCTTTTGATACAGACTTAACAAGTGGCAAAATCATTACTGGAATTAGTAACCACATGAGTATCATACAGGATGCAATTGGAGAGAAG TTGGGTCATTTTCTGTCATGCCTTGCAACTTTCTTTTCTGGAATTTTGATTGCTGCCATATGCTGTTGGGAAGTGGCACTGCTTACCTTTTTGGTTGTCCCGTTGATTCTTATAATTGGAGCAACCTacacaaagaaaatgaacGCCATCTCCGCCGCAAGAATGCTTTACCAGTCAGAAGCTACGTCTATGGTAGAACAG ACAATATCTCAGATAAAAACAGTGTATGCATTTGTTGGAGAAAAGTCTGCAATCAAGTCTTTCTCAGAGTGCATGGGAAAACAGTATTTGCTAAGCAAAGGAGAGGCTCTAATAAAGGGAGTTGGAACAGGAATGCTTCAATCTGTGTCTTTTGGTTCTTGGGCTCTCGTCATATGGGTTGGTGCTGTTGTAGTCACTGCCACGAGGGCAAGCGGTGGAGATATTATAGCTGCTGTCATGAGCATTCTCTTTGGAGCTAT ATCACTCACTTATGCTGCACCCGACATGCAAATCTTCAATCAGGCAAAGGCTGCAGGAACTGAGGTTTTCAAAGTGTTAAACAGAGAGCCAGTTATAAGTTATGATTCAAAAGGGAAGACACTTGATGAGATTTATGGCAACATTGACATACATGATGTGCACTTTTCCTACCCGTCCCGGCCGGAGAGAGCCATTCTACAAGGATTTTCATTGTCAATCCCAGCTGGACAGACAGTAGCCTTTGTGGGCAGCAGTGGGTGTGGGAAGAGTACTATCATCTCCCTTGTCGCAAGATTCTATGATCCCTCAAAAG GGGAGATTTTGATTGACAACCACAATGTCAAGGACCTTGATTTGAAGTTCCTGAGGAAAAACATAGGAGCAGTTTCGCAAGAGCCATCACTGTTTGGAGGGACCATCAAAGACAACATGAAAGTTGGTAAGATGGATGCAGAAGATGAAGAGATCCAGAAAGCAGCAGTTATGGCAAATGCACACTCTTTTATATCCCAACTTCCAGATGACTACTCAACAGAG GTGGGGCAAAGGGGTGTCCAGTTATCAGGAGGACAAAAGCAGAGAATCGCCATAGCTAGAGCCATTCTAAAAAACCCTCCAATTCTTCTGCTTGACGAGGCAACAAGTGCTCTTGATTCAGAGTCAGAGAAGGTGGTTCAAGACGCCCTTGACAAGGCCATGCAGGGAAGGACAGTCATCTTGATCGCACACAGACTATCAACTGTCATTAATGCGGATATGATTGCTGTTGTTGAAAATGGCCAAGTTACAGAAACAGGGACGCATCGTAACTTGCTTGACAGCAGCAAATTCTACAATACCTTGTTTGCTATGCAGAACCTTAACCCCGTTCATGACTCAAG AGACACTAGTTCCTCTCAAGAACCTGCCAACACCCAACAGATTTCTCCCGAAGAGATAGAACAAGCCAAGGAACCTAGGGAGCCTGACAGCCAGCTTAAGGAGTCTCCAAAGCATGAAGAacaggaaagaagaaaagcagcTATATTCTTCAGAATCTGGTTTGACTTGAACAAGCGAGACTTTGGAAAGATTGCTCTTGGTTCCTTTGCAGCAGCTTTCTCTGGCATATCAAAGCCTATCTTTGGGTATTGCATTATAACAATCGGAGTAGCATACTACGAGAACGATGCTAAGAGGAAGGTCGAAAAATTTTCAATCGTCTTTTCTGTAATAGGATTTCTTTCATTATTCTCTCACACCGTGCAACATTACTTCTTTGGAATGGTGGGAGAGAAGGCCATGACAAACCTGAGACGAGCTCTCTATTCAG GTGTACTACGCAATGAAATCGCATGGTTTGAGAAACCTGAGAACAACATTGGTCCGCTTACTTCACGGATCATCAATGACACCTCAATGGTTAAAACCATCATTGCTGATCGTATGTCTGTTATTGTTCAGTGCATCTCCTCCATACTGATTGCAACAATTGTGAGCATGGCTGTTAACTGGAGAATGGGCTTGGTAGCTTGGGCTGTGATGCCTTGCCACTTCATTGGTGGTCTGATTCAAGCCAAGTCTGCTAAAGGATTTTCAGGTGACGCAGCTGCTGCACATTCTGAACTTGTTACTCTTGCTTCTGAGTCTGCAACCAACATAAGAACCGTTGCATCCTTCTGTCATGAAGATCATATACTCAGAAAAGCCAAAATATCTCTGGAAAACCCCAGGAGAAAGTGCAGGAGAGAAAGTATTAAGTACGGCATAATTCAGGGTGTTTCCCTTTGCTTATGGAACATCGCACATGCTGTTGCATTGTGGTATACAACAGTCTTGGTTGATAGACATCAAGCAAGCTTTAAAAATAGCATAAGGTCATACCAGATTTTTTCTCTTACAGTACCTTCAATCACAGAATTATGGACACTGATTCCCACTGTCATCTCGGCCATCAGTGTGCTAACTCCTGCATTCCAGACACTTGACCGCAAAACTGAAATAGAACCAGCTATACCAGAAAATTCAAATCTTGACAGAATCAAAGGGAGCATCgaatttcaaaatatcaagTTTAATTACCCTTTAAGACCAGAAGTAACTGTCCTGAACAACTTCAGTTTGCAAATTGAAGCTGGAAGAAAGGTGGCCTTTGTTGGCCCAAGTGGAGCTGGGAAATCTTCTGTATTGGCCCTTCTGCTCAGATTTTATGATCCTATGGAAGGAAGAATACTCATTGACAGAAAGGAGATAAGGGAATATAACTTGAGATGGTTGAGAAGACAAATAGGGTTAGTTCAACAAGAGCCTCTTCTTTTTAGCTCCTCAATCAAAGCCAATATCTGCTACGGGACCGACGGGGCTTCTGAGACTGAGATTGTGGAGGTGTCTAGGGAAGCAAACATAGATGAATTCATAAGTAATTTGCCTGACGGATATGAAACAGTTGTTGGGGAGAAGGGCTGTCAACTTTCAGGAGGACAAAAGCAAAGAATAGCCATAGCTAGAACACTGCTAAAGAGGCCTGCAATTTTGCTCCTGGACGAAGCAACAAGTGCCCTTGATGCTGAATCGGAGAAATCTGTTGTGAGTGCACTGGCTGCTATAAATTTGACAAACAATGGGGGCATACTGTCAAAAACCACACAAATTACAGTCGCACATAGGCTTTCCACAATAATAAACTCAGATACCATTATCGTCATGGATAAAGGCAAGATTGTGGAGATAGGTTCCCACTCAGCCCTTATAACAGCATCTGAGGGAGTTTATTCAAGATTATATCAGCTACAGAACTTGGCAGAAGAGTAA